The following proteins come from a genomic window of Nitrospirota bacterium:
- a CDS encoding efflux transporter outer membrane subunit: MRSLALAILSTLLLSCAVGPDYTRPDVPPHGSFRMAQAEGASIANLPWWELLRDEELQKLIRIALEENKDLKRATATIEEFEAKLFIARTDFAPQLSGIVNAPSFGRNTLFLFPGFPNPFNYYLQGNLSWELDIWGRIRRANEAGRADLLGKEEARRAVILELVSSVAQAYFDLRQFDMQLDIARRTLKAWDESVRIAQARLRQGLIAKLDADQFEAERANAAARAAELERQMVQKENQLSVLLGRNPAQIPRGRSLTEQVMPPQVPPGLPSELLQRRPDIVQAEQELGAATARIGMAKADRFPKLSLTGILGVADPSLSKLFSRNGDFGVAGPSLTGPIFNAQILGFQQRAAEAQARQALAQYEQTILVAFKEVEDALVAVRTTREQREAQAEQVASLRSALHLANLRYKGGLANYLDVLIAQRNLFDAELALTGTHRLHLVSIVQLYKALGGGWPAVKEEGKPAIPVSG, from the coding sequence ATGCGCAGCCTGGCTCTTGCGATCCTGTCGACGCTGCTCCTCTCTTGCGCGGTGGGGCCCGACTATACCCGTCCGGACGTGCCGCCGCACGGGTCCTTCCGCATGGCGCAGGCCGAGGGGGCGTCCATCGCCAATCTGCCCTGGTGGGAACTGCTCCGCGACGAAGAGCTGCAAAAGCTGATCCGCATCGCGCTGGAGGAGAACAAGGACCTGAAGCGCGCCACCGCCACGATCGAAGAGTTCGAGGCCAAGCTCTTCATCGCCCGGACCGACTTCGCCCCGCAGTTGAGCGGGATCGTCAACGCCCCCTCGTTCGGCCGGAACACCCTGTTCCTGTTTCCGGGATTCCCCAACCCGTTCAACTACTACCTGCAGGGAAATCTCTCCTGGGAACTCGATATCTGGGGCCGCATCCGCCGCGCCAACGAGGCCGGACGCGCCGACCTGCTGGGCAAGGAGGAGGCCCGGCGCGCCGTCATCCTAGAGCTCGTGAGCAGCGTGGCGCAGGCCTATTTCGATCTCCGCCAGTTCGACATGCAGTTGGACATCGCCAGGCGCACGCTGAAGGCCTGGGACGAGTCGGTGCGGATCGCGCAGGCGCGGCTCCGGCAGGGGTTGATCGCCAAGCTGGACGCGGACCAGTTCGAGGCGGAGCGGGCCAACGCTGCAGCCCGCGCGGCCGAATTGGAGCGGCAGATGGTCCAGAAGGAAAACCAGCTCAGCGTGCTGCTGGGCAGGAACCCCGCCCAGATTCCCCGGGGCCGGTCGCTCACCGAGCAGGTGATGCCGCCCCAGGTGCCGCCCGGCCTGCCGTCGGAGCTGCTCCAGCGACGCCCGGACATCGTGCAGGCGGAACAAGAGCTCGGCGCGGCCACGGCGCGGATCGGGATGGCCAAGGCGGATCGCTTTCCCAAACTGTCCCTGACCGGGATCCTGGGCGTCGCCGATCCGTCGCTCTCGAAGCTGTTCTCGCGCAACGGCGATTTCGGGGTGGCAGGCCCCTCGCTCACCGGGCCGATTTTCAACGCCCAAATCCTGGGATTCCAGCAGAGGGCCGCCGAGGCGCAGGCCAGGCAGGCGCTGGCCCAGTACGAGCAGACGATCCTCGTGGCCTTTAAGGAAGTGGAGGACGCGCTGGTGGCGGTCCGCACGACCCGCGAGCAGCGCGAGGCGCAGGCGGAGCAGGTGGCGTCCTTGCGCTCGGCCCTGCACCTGGCCAACCTCCGCTACAAAGGCGGGCTCGCCAACTATCTGGACGTGCTCATCGCCCAGCGGAATCTCTTCGATGCGGAGCTGGCCCTCACGGGGACCCACCGGCTCCACCTGGTGTCCATCGTCCAGCTCTACAAGGCGCTCGGCGGAGGCTGGCCCGCGGTCAAGGAAGAGGGGAAGCCGGCGATTCCCGTGAGCGGCTGA
- a CDS encoding multidrug efflux RND transporter permease subunit — translation MNPVFFIDRPIFASVLSVVIVLVGLVALQSLPIAQFPEITPPVVQIEADYPGASAEVVADAVARPIEVQLPGIDNLLYYSSTSTNDGHMTIQLTFEIGTNVDIAQVQTQNRQKLAEPQLPPEVIRQGITVKKVSPDLLAVVALSSSDPTHDTVFLSNYAILRIVDDIKRLPGVGDAYVFGQQNYSMRLILDPVRMAQLSLTPTDIATVVREQNRDFPAGTVGREPAPKGTELTIPVITRGRLEEVKDFEEMIVRALPNGSMIRLKDVARVELGAQSYTLEGRWNGKPNVFLLTFLSPGANALDTVKRVRQEMKELAKSFPPGVSYDVPYDTTRFIEVSIQEVVKTLGEAMVVVILVVYLFLQSWRATLIPGVAVPVSLIGTFAGMSALGYSINTLTLFGMVLSIGIVVDDAIVVVENVERHMANGLLPKEAAKKALGEVAAPVIAIVLVLCSVFVPVGFLGGITGQLYKQFAMTIAMAVIISGFVALTLSPALCSLVLKPGHGEHKGAFGLFNKFFDWTRNSYERAVEIVLGRAALALAVFGTLVALSVGLFRVIPPSFLPDEDQGYFITIVQLPDGASKQRTDVVLEKVERYFLSVPAIHSTDAMSGLNFVFNTRGPNGATMFLPLHHWDERKGPHEHVQALIGAAYQEFAKIPEALILAFNAPSIRGLGATGGFSVQLQDPSGGDFKKFAAVVQEFVAKARQDPAIGAIGTGFRVSAPRLYANVNRERAKALGVPISEVFDTLQAYFGNLYVNDFIKFGRVYRVQTEAEPQYRSDPGDISKIYVRAAGGLDGRGPSMIPLDTVVTTEYTSGPDPVTHFNGFNTALVLGAAAPGTSSGQALEALARLAQEVLVPQGYGIDWSGISYQERKAGKESVVAFAFGLVMVFLVLAAQYESWSVPLAVILAVPFGVFGALSAVWLRGMTNDIYFQIGLVTLIGLAAKNAILIVDFANKRHAAGMPAAEAAIEAARLRFRPIIMTSMAFIMGVVPLVVATGAGAASRQSIGTGVFGGMLAATFLAIFFVPLFFVLIRKLSRRGDGPVAAPPSPEPVRSEREGGD, via the coding sequence ATGAATCCTGTCTTTTTCATCGACCGGCCGATCTTCGCGTCGGTCCTGTCCGTCGTCATCGTCCTGGTAGGGCTGGTGGCCCTGCAGTCCCTGCCCATCGCCCAGTTTCCGGAGATTACCCCTCCGGTCGTCCAGATCGAGGCCGACTATCCGGGGGCGAGCGCGGAAGTCGTCGCGGATGCGGTGGCGCGCCCCATCGAGGTGCAGCTCCCCGGCATCGACAATCTCCTGTATTACAGCTCCACCAGCACCAACGACGGCCACATGACCATCCAGCTCACGTTCGAGATCGGGACGAACGTGGACATCGCCCAGGTCCAGACGCAGAACCGCCAGAAGCTGGCGGAGCCGCAGCTTCCTCCGGAGGTGATACGCCAGGGCATCACCGTCAAGAAGGTGTCGCCGGATCTGCTCGCGGTGGTGGCCCTGAGCTCCAGCGATCCCACGCACGACACGGTCTTCCTGTCCAACTACGCCATCCTCCGCATCGTGGACGACATCAAGCGGCTGCCCGGCGTGGGGGACGCCTACGTGTTCGGGCAGCAGAACTACAGCATGCGGCTGATCCTGGACCCCGTCCGGATGGCCCAGCTGAGCCTGACGCCGACCGACATCGCGACCGTCGTGCGCGAGCAGAACCGGGACTTCCCCGCCGGCACGGTCGGGCGGGAGCCGGCCCCCAAGGGGACCGAGCTCACCATCCCGGTCATCACGCGCGGGCGTCTGGAGGAGGTGAAGGACTTCGAGGAAATGATCGTCCGGGCCCTCCCGAACGGCTCGATGATCCGCCTGAAGGACGTGGCGCGGGTCGAGCTGGGCGCGCAATCGTACACTCTCGAAGGACGGTGGAACGGCAAGCCCAACGTGTTTCTCTTGACCTTCCTGTCTCCGGGCGCCAACGCCCTGGACACCGTGAAGCGGGTCCGGCAGGAGATGAAAGAGCTGGCCAAGAGCTTTCCCCCCGGCGTGTCCTACGACGTGCCCTACGACACGACCCGGTTCATCGAGGTTTCCATCCAGGAAGTGGTCAAGACGCTGGGGGAGGCCATGGTCGTGGTCATCCTGGTCGTGTACCTCTTCCTGCAGAGCTGGCGGGCCACGCTGATCCCGGGCGTCGCGGTGCCGGTCTCCCTGATCGGCACCTTTGCCGGCATGTCGGCCCTCGGCTACTCCATCAATACGCTCACTCTGTTCGGGATGGTGCTCTCCATCGGGATCGTGGTGGACGACGCGATCGTGGTCGTGGAGAACGTCGAGCGCCACATGGCGAACGGGCTCCTGCCCAAGGAGGCTGCCAAGAAGGCCCTGGGCGAAGTGGCGGCGCCGGTGATCGCGATCGTGCTCGTGCTCTGCTCCGTGTTCGTGCCCGTGGGTTTCCTCGGAGGCATCACCGGCCAGCTCTACAAGCAGTTCGCGATGACCATCGCCATGGCCGTGATCATCTCGGGCTTCGTCGCGCTCACGCTCAGCCCGGCCTTGTGCTCGCTGGTTCTCAAGCCGGGCCATGGCGAGCACAAGGGAGCGTTCGGCCTCTTCAACAAGTTCTTCGATTGGACGCGGAATTCCTACGAGAGAGCCGTAGAAATCGTCCTCGGACGGGCAGCGCTGGCCCTGGCTGTCTTCGGGACCCTCGTGGCCCTGTCGGTCGGCCTGTTCAGGGTGATCCCGCCGAGCTTCCTGCCGGACGAAGACCAAGGGTATTTCATCACGATCGTGCAGCTTCCGGACGGGGCGTCCAAGCAGCGGACCGACGTCGTCCTCGAGAAGGTGGAGCGGTATTTCCTCTCGGTCCCGGCGATCCATTCGACGGACGCGATGTCCGGCCTCAACTTCGTCTTCAACACCAGGGGGCCGAACGGCGCCACGATGTTTCTCCCCTTGCACCACTGGGACGAACGCAAGGGTCCGCACGAACACGTGCAGGCCCTGATCGGCGCGGCCTACCAGGAATTCGCCAAGATCCCGGAGGCGCTGATCCTGGCCTTCAACGCCCCGTCCATCCGCGGGCTCGGGGCCACGGGAGGCTTCTCCGTACAATTGCAGGATCCCAGCGGCGGGGACTTCAAGAAGTTCGCGGCGGTCGTGCAGGAGTTCGTCGCCAAGGCCAGACAGGACCCGGCCATCGGCGCGATCGGCACCGGTTTTCGGGTGAGCGCCCCGCGCCTCTACGCGAACGTGAACCGGGAGCGGGCCAAGGCGCTGGGGGTTCCGATCTCGGAGGTCTTCGACACCCTCCAGGCCTATTTCGGCAACCTGTACGTCAACGATTTCATCAAATTCGGCCGCGTTTACCGCGTGCAGACCGAGGCGGAGCCGCAGTACCGATCGGATCCCGGCGACATCTCCAAGATCTACGTGCGCGCCGCGGGCGGCCTGGACGGGCGGGGGCCGTCCATGATTCCGCTGGATACGGTGGTCACGACCGAATATACCAGCGGGCCCGATCCCGTCACGCACTTCAACGGATTCAACACGGCCCTGGTCCTGGGAGCCGCGGCGCCCGGCACCAGCTCCGGCCAGGCGCTCGAGGCCCTGGCTCGGCTCGCGCAGGAGGTGCTGGTTCCCCAAGGCTACGGGATCGACTGGAGCGGCATTTCCTACCAGGAGCGCAAGGCCGGGAAGGAGTCGGTGGTGGCCTTCGCCTTCGGACTGGTGATGGTGTTCCTGGTGCTGGCCGCCCAGTATGAAAGCTGGTCGGTCCCGCTCGCGGTGATCCTGGCCGTGCCGTTCGGCGTCTTCGGCGCGTTGAGCGCCGTCTGGCTCAGGGGCATGACCAACGACATCTACTTCCAGATCGGGCTGGTCACCCTCATCGGCCTCGCCGCCAAGAACGCCATCCTGATCGTGGATTTCGCCAACAAGCGCCACGCGGCCGGCATGCCGGCGGCGGAGGCGGCGATCGAGGCCGCCCGGCTCCGCTTCCGGCCGATCATCATGACCTCGATGGCCTTCATCATGGGCGTGGTCCCGCTGGTCGTCGCGACCGGCGCCGGGGCGGCCAGCCGGCAATCCATCGGCACCGGCGTGTTCGGCGGCATGCTCGCGGCCACGTTCCTGGCGATTTTCTTCGTGCCGCTCTTCTTCGTGCTGATCCGGAAACTGTCCCGGCGGGGAGACGGCCCCGTGGCCGCGCCGCCGAGCCCGGAGCCGGTCCGTTCCGAACGTGAAGGGGGAGACTGA
- a CDS encoding efflux RND transporter periplasmic adaptor subunit: protein MNQTMTSLGRAFRLLLVCAAGAWLAGCKQEAASTPARPLPEVAVLTVTTQTVPDEPELIGQTESSRPVEIRSQVTGIIKERYFTEGRDVKKGNRLYRIDPVPFQAAVANAKAKIAQAEARVVQAKQNLARVKPLLAEQAVSQKDVDDAVAEDLAAKAALEAARADLVKAQFDLSNTLIVAPIDGLIERTRVYEGRLVSAQTDLLTVIHQVDPMYVIVSAPENLILKRRRERAEKKVQGAGVYELKGVITFADGSTYPHEGVLDLLDVGLSTVTGTLDVRVVFPNPERALMPGQFVKVRFLGAVRTGAILVPQRAVQQGPKGPVVFVVGPGDKVEVRDVQAASWHGDRWLIEGGLQAGERIVVEGVHRIMPGVPVKPVPFNEPAPSPGSKGPEAKTKAGA, encoded by the coding sequence ATGAACCAGACGATGACTTCTCTCGGTCGGGCGTTTCGATTGCTGCTCGTCTGCGCGGCGGGAGCCTGGCTGGCGGGATGCAAGCAGGAGGCGGCCTCCACTCCCGCTCGCCCGCTCCCGGAGGTCGCGGTTCTGACCGTAACGACCCAGACGGTGCCCGACGAGCCGGAGCTGATCGGGCAGACCGAGTCCTCCCGTCCGGTCGAGATTCGCTCGCAGGTGACGGGCATTATCAAGGAGCGGTACTTCACCGAGGGGCGGGACGTCAAGAAGGGCAACCGGCTGTACCGAATCGACCCGGTCCCGTTCCAGGCGGCGGTGGCCAATGCCAAGGCCAAGATCGCCCAGGCGGAGGCGCGGGTGGTCCAGGCGAAGCAAAACTTGGCTCGGGTCAAGCCGCTCCTGGCGGAGCAGGCCGTGAGCCAGAAAGACGTGGACGACGCGGTTGCGGAGGATCTCGCCGCCAAGGCTGCGTTGGAAGCGGCGAGAGCGGACCTGGTCAAGGCCCAGTTCGACTTGAGCAATACGCTGATCGTCGCGCCCATCGACGGGCTCATCGAGCGGACCCGGGTCTATGAGGGGCGCCTCGTTTCCGCGCAAACCGATCTGCTCACCGTGATCCACCAGGTGGATCCCATGTACGTGATCGTCAGCGCGCCGGAGAACCTCATTCTCAAGCGGCGCAGGGAGCGCGCGGAGAAAAAGGTGCAGGGCGCGGGGGTTTACGAGCTGAAGGGCGTCATCACGTTCGCGGACGGCAGCACCTATCCGCACGAGGGGGTGTTGGATCTGCTGGACGTGGGGCTGAGCACCGTGACGGGGACCCTGGACGTGCGGGTCGTGTTCCCCAATCCCGAGCGGGCTCTGATGCCCGGACAGTTCGTCAAGGTGCGCTTCCTGGGAGCCGTGCGAACCGGCGCGATCCTGGTGCCGCAGCGGGCGGTGCAGCAGGGGCCCAAGGGCCCGGTCGTCTTCGTGGTCGGGCCGGGCGACAAGGTGGAGGTCCGGGACGTCCAGGCGGCTTCCTGGCACGGGGATCGGTGGCTCATCGAGGGGGGGCTTCAGGCCGGAGAGCGGATCGTCGTGGAAGGCGTTCACCGGATCATGCCCGGAGTTCCCGTCAAACCGGTGCCGTTCAACGAGCCGGCTCCGTCCCCCGGAAGCAAGGGGCCGGAGGCCAAGACGAAGGCGGGCGCATGA
- a CDS encoding NAD(P)H-binding protein, which translates to MTSGSRTYAIMGASGHIGQVVAERLLAAGHRVRVLGRSADRLKNLAAQGAVPHVGAFDDVEALAEAFTGVDAVFAMIPPDYSTGDHLAFQDRVGSAIAQALQRARVRSVVNLSSLGAHLHERTGPIRGLTKQEGRLDGIEDLQVIHLRPTYFMENLLGSIPTIRSLGVNGSAFRADLPIPMVATRDIGAKAAEFLAELRFRGREAFEFAGPRPVTMQEATSVLGRAIGKPDLQYVQFPYGEAEKAMLAAGMKPDVVGLFLEMTRSFNEGLVQPERPMTRDHLGTTAIEQFAEVFAAAYRAATRT; encoded by the coding sequence ATGACCAGTGGAAGCCGAACCTACGCGATCATGGGAGCCTCGGGCCACATCGGCCAAGTGGTCGCCGAGCGGCTCCTCGCGGCGGGCCATCGGGTGCGGGTGCTCGGGCGCAGCGCCGACCGTCTGAAGAACTTGGCGGCCCAAGGGGCCGTCCCCCACGTCGGCGCGTTTGACGATGTGGAGGCTCTGGCCGAGGCATTCACGGGCGTGGACGCCGTCTTTGCCATGATCCCCCCGGATTACTCCACCGGCGACCACTTGGCCTTCCAGGATCGGGTCGGATCCGCCATTGCGCAGGCCCTCCAGCGGGCAAGAGTCCGCTCTGTCGTGAACCTCAGCAGCTTGGGCGCGCATCTCCACGAGCGCACGGGCCCCATCCGCGGCTTGACGAAGCAGGAGGGCCGCCTGGACGGGATCGAGGACCTCCAGGTGATCCACTTGCGTCCCACCTACTTCATGGAAAATCTGCTCGGGTCCATTCCCACCATTCGGTCCCTGGGCGTCAACGGCTCTGCGTTCAGGGCCGACCTGCCGATTCCCATGGTGGCCACGAGAGACATCGGGGCCAAGGCGGCGGAATTCCTGGCCGAGTTGCGGTTCCGGGGCCGCGAGGCCTTTGAGTTCGCCGGTCCTAGACCGGTGACGATGCAAGAGGCGACGAGCGTGCTGGGCCGGGCGATCGGGAAGCCGGACTTGCAATACGTCCAGTTTCCCTACGGGGAAGCGGAAAAGGCGATGCTGGCAGCCGGCATGAAACCGGACGTGGTGGGATTGTTTTTGGAAATGACGCGGAGCTTCAATGAAGGGTTGGTTCAGCCGGAGCGACCGATGACGCGGGACCATCTGGGGACGACCGCCATCGAACAGTTCGCGGAGGTGTTCGCTGCCGCATATCGGGCGGCGACGCGGACATGA
- a CDS encoding NAD(P)-dependent alcohol dehydrogenase — protein sequence MLPTRGYATQGPASILEPFTFERRDPGPHDVLIEILYCGICHSDIHQARDEWGGAMFPMVPGHEIVGRVTRIGSAVTRLTVGELAGVGCFVDSCRACASCRAGLEQYCEGHLAWTYNGTEKDEKTPTYGGYSSHIVVDENYTLKIFPKLPLANVAPLLCAGITTYSPLRHFNVGPGQRVGVVGLGGLGHMAVKLAASMGAEVTVLSTSKTKEPDARRLGAHDFVVSLDPKHFDALANRFDFILDAVSAPHDLNAYLKLLHRDGVLVLVGAPAKPVAVQAFSLILKRRRLAGSVIGGIRETQEMLDYCAEKNIAADVEVIPMQQVNEAYERTIRGDVRYRFVIDMKTL from the coding sequence ATGTTACCGACACGTGGATACGCGACCCAAGGTCCGGCTTCTATTCTCGAACCGTTCACCTTTGAGCGGCGCGACCCTGGCCCGCACGACGTGCTCATCGAAATCCTGTACTGCGGCATCTGTCACTCCGACATCCATCAGGCCCGGGACGAGTGGGGCGGCGCGATGTTCCCCATGGTCCCCGGACATGAAATCGTCGGACGCGTGACGCGCATCGGATCCGCGGTGACGCGACTCACAGTCGGCGAGCTGGCCGGCGTGGGCTGCTTCGTGGACTCCTGCCGAGCGTGCGCGAGCTGCCGGGCGGGCTTGGAGCAATACTGCGAAGGTCATCTCGCCTGGACGTACAACGGCACCGAGAAGGACGAGAAGACGCCGACGTACGGCGGCTACTCGTCGCACATCGTCGTGGACGAGAACTACACGCTCAAGATTTTCCCGAAACTTCCGCTGGCGAACGTCGCCCCGCTGCTCTGCGCCGGGATCACCACCTACTCGCCGCTCCGGCATTTCAACGTCGGTCCGGGCCAGCGAGTCGGGGTGGTCGGATTGGGCGGCTTGGGCCACATGGCGGTCAAGCTGGCCGCCTCCATGGGCGCCGAGGTCACAGTCCTCAGCACGTCCAAAACGAAAGAGCCGGATGCGCGCCGCCTAGGCGCCCACGACTTTGTCGTGTCGCTGGACCCGAAGCACTTCGACGCCCTCGCCAATCGGTTTGATTTCATCCTCGACGCAGTCTCCGCACCCCATGATCTCAATGCGTACCTGAAGCTGTTGCACAGGGACGGGGTGCTGGTGCTGGTGGGGGCACCGGCTAAACCGGTCGCCGTCCAGGCGTTCTCCCTTATCCTCAAGAGAAGAAGACTGGCCGGCTCGGTCATCGGCGGCATTCGCGAGACGCAGGAGATGCTCGATTACTGCGCGGAAAAGAACATCGCGGCGGACGTCGAGGTGATCCCCATGCAGCAGGTCAACGAGGCGTATGAACGGACGATCAGGGGAGACGTGCGCTATCGCTTCGTCATAGACATGAAAACGCTGTGA
- a CDS encoding sigma 54-interacting transcriptional regulator — protein sequence MAEKPAQPCAESELARYCTLFEVSEAVAAHRDLHELFRDLAQRLPRVVQVNFVGLSLHDPERNVMRLHTLQANVPADIVGGHEAPVNESPAGLVWQTQQPLLISDLAEERRWPKMTRLAQEDGIHSFCFVPLTTAVRRLGAMGFGSLQKGAYGEADVAFLRRVANQVAVAVGNVLNHERAQSAQRQLTRERDRLRLLLEINNALVSNLDFRGVFAATTACLRRVLPNDYTSLALYEPEHDRFRLYALDFPVSRGLVSEGMVGPVEGTPAGEAFRSGKPRLVGETELRNFSSAFVKLLIAEGIKSVCCVPLRPHDRPLGTLNIASLRSGAFTQDDVDLLVQVANQIAIAIENALAFREIAELKDKLSKEKLYLEGEIQSEYNFEEIVGDSAALKRVLKQAEIVAPTDSTVLILGETGTGKELIARAIHNRSGRRGRTFVKMNCAAIPTGLLESELFGHEKGAFTGAIAQKVGRFELADGGTLFLDEVGDIPLELQSKLLRVLQEQEFERLGSTKTIRVNVRLVAATNRDLAQMVADRQFRSDLYYRLNVFPLTVPPLRERREDIPSLVRYFAQKFARRMNKHIESVPSDAMAALSRYHWPGNVRELENLIERAVILSPGAELLVPLAEMKAPAGEGAQPVATLEAAEREHILRALQEAKWVIGGPSGAASRLGMKRTTLQSKMQKLGISRSR from the coding sequence ATGGCGGAGAAGCCGGCCCAGCCCTGCGCGGAATCCGAACTTGCCCGGTACTGCACCCTGTTCGAGGTGTCCGAGGCCGTCGCCGCGCACCGCGACCTGCACGAGCTGTTTCGCGATCTCGCCCAACGGCTCCCTCGCGTGGTGCAGGTGAATTTCGTGGGCCTGTCCTTGCACGACCCCGAGCGCAACGTGATGCGGTTGCACACCCTGCAGGCGAACGTGCCGGCCGACATCGTGGGCGGTCACGAAGCGCCGGTGAACGAGTCTCCGGCCGGGTTGGTGTGGCAGACGCAGCAGCCGTTGCTCATTTCGGATCTTGCGGAAGAGCGGCGCTGGCCGAAGATGACCCGGCTCGCGCAGGAGGACGGGATCCATTCGTTCTGCTTCGTTCCCCTGACCACGGCCGTGCGGCGGCTGGGCGCCATGGGCTTCGGCAGCCTGCAGAAGGGGGCCTACGGGGAAGCCGACGTGGCGTTCCTGCGACGGGTGGCCAACCAGGTGGCCGTGGCCGTGGGGAACGTCCTGAACCATGAGCGGGCGCAGTCGGCCCAACGGCAACTGACGCGCGAGCGGGATCGCCTGCGTCTGCTCCTGGAAATCAACAACGCGCTGGTCTCCAACTTGGATTTCCGAGGGGTCTTTGCCGCCACCACGGCCTGCCTCCGGCGGGTGCTGCCCAACGACTACACGAGCCTGGCCCTGTACGAGCCCGAGCACGACCGGTTCCGGCTGTATGCCCTTGATTTTCCCGTGAGCAGGGGGCTGGTCTCTGAAGGCATGGTGGGGCCGGTCGAGGGAACGCCGGCGGGAGAGGCCTTTCGTTCGGGTAAGCCCCGGCTTGTCGGCGAGACCGAGCTTCGGAATTTCTCGTCGGCATTCGTCAAGCTGCTGATCGCCGAGGGGATCAAGTCCGTCTGTTGCGTACCGCTCCGGCCCCATGACCGGCCCTTGGGAACGCTGAACATCGCCAGCCTCCGCTCCGGCGCCTTCACCCAGGACGACGTGGACTTGCTGGTCCAGGTCGCCAACCAGATCGCGATCGCGATCGAGAACGCGCTGGCCTTCCGGGAAATCGCCGAATTGAAGGACAAATTGAGCAAGGAGAAGCTCTACCTCGAAGGCGAAATCCAGAGCGAGTACAACTTCGAGGAGATCGTCGGCGACAGCGCGGCCCTCAAGCGGGTCCTGAAGCAGGCCGAGATCGTCGCGCCCACCGATTCCACGGTGCTGATCCTGGGCGAAACCGGAACCGGCAAAGAGCTCATCGCCCGCGCCATCCACAACCGCAGCGGCCGGCGCGGGAGGACCTTCGTGAAGATGAACTGCGCGGCCATCCCGACCGGCCTCCTGGAGAGCGAGCTGTTCGGCCACGAAAAGGGCGCGTTCACCGGGGCCATCGCCCAGAAGGTCGGCCGCTTCGAGCTGGCGGACGGCGGGACCCTGTTTCTCGACGAAGTCGGCGACATTCCGCTCGAGCTGCAGTCCAAGCTGCTGCGGGTGCTGCAGGAGCAGGAGTTCGAGCGGCTGGGGAGCACGAAGACGATCCGGGTCAACGTCCGTCTGGTCGCCGCGACCAACCGGGATCTGGCCCAGATGGTGGCGGACCGGCAATTCCGCAGCGACCTCTACTACCGGCTCAACGTCTTCCCGCTGACCGTGCCGCCGCTCCGCGAGCGCCGGGAGGACATCCCGTCGCTCGTCCGCTACTTCGCGCAGAAGTTCGCCCGGCGGATGAACAAGCACATCGAGAGCGTCCCGTCCGACGCCATGGCCGCCCTGTCACGCTACCACTGGCCCGGCAACGTCCGCGAGCTGGAGAACCTGATCGAGCGCGCCGTCATCCTCTCCCCCGGCGCCGAATTGCTCGTTCCGCTTGCCGAGATGAAGGCGCCGGCCGGGGAAGGGGCTCAGCCCGTCGCCACCCTGGAAGCGGCGGAGCGGGAACACATTCTGCGCGCCCTGCAAGAAGCCAAGTGGGTCATCGGCGGCCCGTCCGGAGCCGCGTCGAGACTCGGCATGAAGCGGACCACGTTGCAATCCAAGATGCAGAAGCTCGGCATCTCCCGCTCACGGTAA